The Sulfurospirillum sp. UCH001 genome segment ATACGGATTATCGCTTGGCTTAGTGTAGCGAAACAAGGGTATACCAGATAAATTTCCGACATGCTCAAAATGCTCTAACCTGTTAATGCTTGCAAAAAAAGCATGGGTTTCTGCTAACTTTTCAACAAAATTTTCCAATCGTTTTGTTGCAAAGGCACTGTTTAATTTTCCATTTTCGCAAAGTGAATAACCAGAATTATGATTGACCGATGGGCAAGCGGTATCGACAAGGATATGCTCAAAATAAGGGCTTACCGGGTAGAGTTTACACGCAGGTGGTCTTTGCAAATAGATGCTACATTGTTGATTGATATAGTATTTGCAGTAGCTTTTGCCATCATTTAAGAGTACATAAGCAGAGAGTTTATGGTCTCTGATACTAAATAAAATAGGGAAATTTTTATATACGGCTTCAAAATCTTCTAAAATAAGAGGTGCTGCGGCAAAACCTTTAGCTCCATTACAACAATCACCCTCGCAGGTCGAACACCCACTAAAATGCAAATCTTGCTTCTTTATATTGATAAAACTTCCAATGCTTTCCATTCATCTGCTTTCAATCAAATTTGAGTATTACTCTATAGGTTTGCAAAGAAAAGCATTATTAATTCCAAAAATAACAGTGGTAATCAAAAATGAGTGAATATGTAGAACAAATGAAGTCTTTATAGAAGTTATAGACGTTTTAATAAGTCCATTAAAACGTCTATAATAAGAGGAAAATTAACCAAAACGTCCTGTAATGTAGTCTTCGGTTTTTTTCTC includes the following:
- a CDS encoding YkgJ family cysteine cluster protein translates to MESIGSFINIKKQDLHFSGCSTCEGDCCNGAKGFAAAPLILEDFEAVYKNFPILFSIRDHKLSAYVLLNDGKSYCKYYINQQCSIYLQRPPACKLYPVSPYFEHILVDTACPSVNHNSGYSLCENGKLNSAFATKRLENFVEKLAETHAFFASINRLEHFEHVGNLSGIPLFRYTKPSDNPYIQMHLESLKHSWFSVSLHSLKPTLAVS